GCCATGGATATCAGATGCTCCTCTCCAGTCCCTGATGGGGGAGATGCCGGACCAGCCGATGGCCACGCCCGTGACGCCGAACCTGAACGGTCTGCCGCACGTATCTGTTATTATGACCGGACAATCCCTGCTCAGCTCTCCACGTATCCTCTCAGCGCTCAGCGATGGGTTCTCCGGAAGGAGCAGTATCTTCCCCGCGGGCACATTCGACTGGTCTATGCCGGCGTTGACGCAGACGTGGCCGAACCTTGTGACGACCAGGAGAAACGGGCTGTCCAGGAGGATCTCAGAGGACTCCTCGAGAACCGCCTGAACGAACCTGGGGTCCTTTCCGAGTTTCCCTGCTATCTCCAAGGCCCTCTCCCCCGGCGTGTAGGAGCTCAGCTCCCTGACCCGGCCCTCGGATTTCGAGACAACAGTGCTCGCGATGCAGATCAGATCGCCATCTAGGAGCTCGAATCTAGACTGGATCAGCTCTGCCAGGTTATCGCCCTCCTCGATAACAGGAAGACCCCTGACCAGATGCAGGCTTACAGATTCCATCATCGAACCATCTTCCGCACCCAGTCCGCCCCTGCCCTGAATATCTCCAGGTTCAGCGGCACCAGCTTTGGCTTCTTCGAGAACGCATCCTTTATCGCGCCCACAAAAGAGTCCTCAGGAAGACCGAGACGGTCGGAGGCCATGAGGGCGCCGAGCATCGCGGTATTTGCAGCCTGCTGCGCTCCCTTCTGCGTGGCTATCTCCGTCGCGGGCACAGGTACCGATCTGACGCCTCCCTGAAACTCGCCAGCGAGCATATCGTAGAGAACCAGCTCTCTGACGCTGGACGAGAACTTCTCCAGAGAGGGGCGGTTGAACGCCACCAGGATGTCGATCTCATCCACGACAGGAGATGCTATCGGCTCTCCGGATATGACCACGGTGCAGTTCGATGTTCCTCCCCTCTGCTCCGGGCCGTAGTCCGGGTACCATGAGACGAACCTGCGTGAGAGGTATGCTGCCTGGGCGAGCGCGAGACCCATGCTGAGAACTCCCTGCCCTCCAAATCCGGAGATCCTGATGCTCCTTGTAACAAACTCCGGATCATGCTCAGGCTCTATCGACTTTTCCCCAGACACACCGAATATCCGGTCAAGCGACTCCTTTGAGAAATCGCTCTTCATCCGCACAATCGGCTCGGCCTCTGCAGATCTATCCCGGAATCGCCTCAGCGGAAACTCCTTCTCCATCTCCTCGTTTATGAAGCGCTCAACTCCCCTGGCGTCCATCCTCAGTATTGTCGGGCATGGCGAGAGGAACTCCACAAACGCATACCCCTTCTTGTCCCGCTGTATCTCCAGCGCCTTTCTCACCGCCCTTCTTGCCTTTCGAATGTGCTCTATATCTGACAACGAGACGCGCTCTATGTACACAGGCGCCTTGAGCGTGTCCAGGATCTCGCAGATGTGCAGTGGATAGCCAGCCTCCTTTGGATCCCTGCCGGTTGGCGTCGTGGATGTGACCTCTCCGACCAGCGTGGTCGGTGCCATCTGGCCGCCCGTCATCCCGTAGACCGTGTTGTTCACGAAGAAAACTGCCATCTTCTCCCCGCGGTTCGCGGCCTGTATCGTCTCGTTGAGACCTATGGAGGCGAGATCACCATCCCCCTGGTACGAGATCACTATCGCATCGTCCTCAGCCCTTGAGATCCCTGTGGCTATCGCAGGAGCTCTCCCATGGGCTGCCTGGACATGGCCGCAGTCGAGGTAGTAGTAGGCGAAGACAGCACATCCCACAGGGCTCAGAAGGACGCATCTGTCCTGTATGCCCAGATCCGCCATCGCCTCGCCTATCAGCTTGTGAAGAATGCCATGACCGCAGCCGGGACAGTAGTGTGTCGCTCCTGGCGCGCTTCCTCCCTTTCGCGGATACTCGCTGTAAAGGCCCGGATGCCCGCCCAGATCCCTTCTCATCGGCTCACCTCCCTGATCTTTCTCATGATCTCCTCGCGCGTGATCAGATTGCCCCCGTATCTCGAGACAAGCTCAACATCAGCGCCTGTTGCGAGAATTATATCCTCCCTCATCTGACCGTCGCTCATCTCCACAGATATGAACCTGCAGCCCCTTTCAGCGATCTCCTTCAGCGCCATGTCCGGGAACGGGAAGAGCGTTATGGGCCTGAAGAGACCTGCCCTGATGCCCTCACGCCTGGCGGCATCGACCGCAGACCTGGCGATCCTGCTGCTTATGCCATACGATACCAGAACCACATCTGCATCATCCATTCTGTAGGTCTCATAGGAGACCTCGTTCTCCCTCATCCGCCTGTACTTCTCCTGGAGCCTGAGGTTGTGTCTTTCAAGTTCGTCGAAGTTCAGGAAGATTGATGTTATCACATTCCCTCTGGTCTCCTTTGTGCCGCAGACAGCCCACGATGTATCGATAACAGGAGTGATGGCTCTCTCAGGGAACCTCAGCGGCTCGACCATGTGCCCCAGAACGCCATCTGCAAGCACCACAGCGGGATTCCTGTATTTGAAAGCCAGATCGAATGCTTTCATCGTGAGATCGCACATCTCCTGCACCGAGTTCGGAGCGAGCACGATGTTCCTGTAGCAGCCGTGCCCTCCGCCCTTGACAGTCTGGTTGTAATCCGACTGCTCGGGCCCTATGTTCCCCAAACCTGGACCTGCTCTGTTGATATCGACAATGACGCACGGGAGCTCCGCTCCTGCCAGGTAGCTTATACCCTCCTGCTTGAGGCTCATGCCTGGACCTGAGGAGGCGGCCAGCACCCTATGGCCGGCAGCCGCAGCCCCGTAAACCATGTTTATCGCGGCCTCCTCAGACTCAGCCTGGACGAACTTCCTCCCAAGCATCGGGAAGTACCGGGAGGCCTCCTGCAGTATTTCACTTGCAGGAGTTATCGGGTAGCCGAAGAAGCAGTCGCAGCCAGCATACATCGCCCCGATCACAACAGCTGTGTTGCCCGCTACCAGCTTTGATGGCATGGTCTCACTCGCCCTTCGATGGTATGTGAACAGCAAGCGCGTTCGGCTCAGGGCATGTGTAGTAGCACGCGCCGCATCCGATGCATCCGTCGCCTGCGTACACGGAATACCTGTAGCCCCTGCTGTTCAGCTCCTCGCTCATCCTGAGCACGTTGACAGGGCATGCGAGAACGCACCGCTCACATCCCTTGCACTCAGTTATGTTTATAACAGGATACGGCTTGTCCTTCTCCCTTATCTCGACCCTGCGTATCTTCCCGCTTATTGTCTTGGGGAGCTCCTCCACAAACTCCACGATCCTGGGGTACTTGTAGGGAGCTGTTATCCTCTTGACATGCTCCTGCAGCTCTCTCTTCAGCTCCTCTGAGGGGGTGTATCCTTTTGTAAGAACCACCGTCGCCTTGATCACCTGCCCTCTGATGGGATCTGGAACGCCTGTTATCGCGCATTCCAGAACTGCGGGATGTGTCATCAGTGCGCTCTCGACCTCAAACGGCCCGACCCTGTAGCCGGAGGTCTTTATCATGTCGTCTGTCCTTCCGACGAACCATATGTATCCGTCCTCGTCGACCCAGGCGGTATCTCCTGTGTGATAGTATCCATCATGCCAGGTGTTCCTCACCCTGTCCGGATCGAGGTGGTAGTCGATGAAGAGCCCTATCGGCTTCCCTTTGTCCGTGCGGATGACTATCTCGCCCTCCTCTCCAACCTCACAAGGCCTGCTGTCTTTAAGAAGTATGATATCAAAGCCAGGGGCAGGCTTGCCCATCGATCCAGGCTTCGGCTCCATCCACGGGAAGTTCGCTATGGTCACCACGGTCTCGGTCTGGCCGTAGCCCTCCATGAGCCTGAGACCTGTTACCTCCAGGAACTTCTCATACACCGATGGGTTCAAAGGCTCGCCTGCGGTGACCGCATACTTCAACGTGGAGAAATCGTACTTCGACATATCTCCCTTGATCATGAACCTGTAGATCGTCGGAGGAGCGCAGAATGTTGTGACCCTGTATTTTGCGAGCTTCTCCATCATCCTTCCCGCGTCAAACCTGTCGTAGTCGTAGACGAAGACCGCTGAGCCAGCTATCCACTGGCCGTATATCTTGCCCCAGGCGCACTTCGCCCAGCCTGTATCCGCGACCGTGTAGTGCAGTCCATCGTCCATGACATTCTGCCAGTACTTTGCTGTCAGTATGTGACCCAGCGGATACGTCTGGTCGTGCTTCACCATCTTAGGATATCCGGTGGTTCCGGAGGTGAAGTAAGCTATAAGAACATCCTCGTTCCTGGTGGCCTCCTCTCCCACAGGTCTTGTGAAATCAGGAGATGCATCAGCAAGCGCACGCCGGAAGTTTATCCATCCATCCCTCTCCTGATCCTCTCCTCCCACAAACGCTTTTATGAGATCGACATCGCCAAGCTCTTTGTGAGCGAGATCGACCTCCTCGGGCACACCATCCTCTATGATGCACACAACCATCTTCAGGTTCGCCTTTTTTATTCTGTAGACGATGTCCTTTGCTTTCAGCATGTGCGTCGACGGGATCGCCACAGCTCCTATCTTGTTGAGCCCTATCATGCAGATCCAGAAGTCGTAGCGGCTCTTCAGCGTGAGCATCACGGTATCGCCTTTTCTGATTCCATAGCTCCTGAAGAGGTTCGCAGCCTTGTCGCTCCAGTGCTTCATGTCCCTGAATGTGAATATCCTCTCCTCTCCGTGATCGTTGCACCAGACAAGAGCAATCTTATCAGGCTGTTCCTCAGCGTAAACATCGACGACATCGTAGGCGAAGTTGAAGTTCTCCGGAACTATTATTCTGAAGTTGTTCCTGAAATCCTCGTATGAGTCGAACTCGACCCTTGACACGAACTTGTGCAGAAGCGATGCCAAATAAAGCCCCTCCCTCACATGACAATGACAAGCATCCTGGCAGGTCTGTTGTTGAGAGCCTCCATGGCATGATCATACGACGAATCGAAGAATATCGAATCGCCCTCGTTGAGGACGATCTCGTTGTTGTGGATGTATATCTTTATGGTCCCCTCGAGGATGTAATCGAACTCCTGGCCTGGGTGGCTGTATACTGCTGGCTTTTCAGACCTCGGCTCGACGGTGACTATGAACGGCTCCGCCTTCTTGTGAGCGAACCTTCCCGCAAGGCTCTGGTACCTGTACTGCTTCCTCCTCTCTACCTCCACGCCCTCTCCCTTTCTGGTCACGGTGAAGATGCTCATCTTCGGCTCCTGGCCTGTGAGCAGGAGGCTCATGTCCACATCGAGGCGCTGCGCGATCTTGAAAAGCAGGCTCGCCGGTATATCGAGATGGCCTGACTCGTAGCCGCAGTACGTCTCAAGCGGCACTTTGAGATAACCGGCCATCTCCTCAGGTGATATCTTTGAGAGCTCTCGAAGCTCACGTATCCGCGATCCGATCTCCTCAAGCTTCTCGTTCATGGTGGTCAAGCAATATCTGCATGTATATAGAACCTGTCGCTGAAGGTGCGTTTACTGGACCATGTTCCCTGTCTCATGACTGTCAGGCGCCAGAGGCTGATGGTGCCCGTGGCCCCTGCTGAAACGTTCGCGAATAAAGCAAACAAAATCCGTGCGCCTCAACAGCATAAGAGTTGCCGCTGACGCAGAGCTCTTCCCCTACACGCCTGCCTCTGCAACTCCCCTGAGGAAGTGACCTGAGGTGATCCCGCCCATGGCCATTCGCAGGATCCTGCTTTTGAGCTCCGGGATCGCTGAAGGCTCCCTCGCTGCCCTCGAGTAGATCTCTGCCATCTCCCTGGCGTACCTGCCGGTCCTCCATCTGGCATCTATCGCCACATAATCCACACCCATAGAGGAGATCTGCGGGATGTGATCCAGGAGGCAGGTCTCCACGCTGTTCAGTATGTTCGTTACACCTGTGGAATCCCTCCTGACAGGAAAGATGCGCTTGCGGTCCCTGATCGCGCAGCTCTCTCCCTCTGAGATGAGCCTGTCCTCTGTCACAGCGATCACGATGTTCCCCTGGGCGATCAGCTCGAGATCGGGTCTCTGCCGGAGGGACGCGATGGAGGCGATCTGGCGGGCGGAGAGCTCAGGCGAGAGCGTCAGGGCTCTCGCTCCGGAGAGCATGCAGACGCTGAGTGAGTTCCAGATGTTCAGCCCCGGACCTCCGAAGATCCTGCATCCGTATCGCTCTGCGGCCTCGAGAGCGCCCAGGTTCTCTACCATGATCTTATCAACTGAAATCTCGCGCAGAACGTCCCCGGCCATGCGGAGGAAACGATCCCTGGTTATCCGGGGCCACTTCCAGACCAGCTCTGCGCGCCCCTCGCAGAGATCGCATGCCCTCTCAAGGGCAGAGACCAGATCGTGCTCATCCCTGATCAGCGGCTCGAAGTACACCCTCTCCGCGCCACCCTCCAGCGCTCCATCAATCACATCCAGGCAGCCGGCATAAACCGATACCCTCAGCCGCTCAGCTCTCCTCCCAGTTCTATCGAGGGATGGCATTCTTCTTACGATGCACCTTCTTTTGTGAGCACGCACAAGAGCTGTCTCCGCAGCCTTGAGGATATCTCTGCGAAGCTGGTTGAGGTTCGCCGGCGTGGTGTAAAGACTCCCAGGATAATCGACTGTGATCTCCCTGAAGACGAACTGGGTGCCGCCGGTTCTCCTGATGTGGGATTCTATCTGTGAGACGCTCAGTGGAAGCGTTCTCGCAGCCTCCATGACAAAGCCCCCTCTCACGGATAACTCCATCCTTCCCGATGGACCATCGAGATACACATCCGCAACCGGCACCCCGTTATCGAATGATATCCTCAGATCGATGGGGATTCTATCTCTGCCTCTTCTGATGATGCTCTCAGCATCCTCCTTCAGGCGTGCGGATCGCGTTATGTAAACATCCATTCCTGCCCGAGCACCCTCAGGCACCCTGAGCCTGAGCAGACCATCCCTCAGATATATCTTCCCTCTCACAACGAATCCGATCTCCTCGGATCCGGAGCGTAGCACAGCCCCGTCACCGGGCTCTGGGATGATCCCGGTGGCAGATACAACTGCGACACCGCCTGAGCAGTTCAGGATCCTGCCCACCAGGACGCCCCTGTTATCCGGCATCTCCCTTCCCATGATATCATCTGCGCCCAGGATGTACCCTTCTGTAAATCCCCTGTTGAAGGCGAGAGCGAGCCTCTGGATCTCTTTCTCATCCGGCGTCCACTCGCCTCTCGCGATGGCATCGAGAGCCTCTCTGTAAACACTCGTCACAACAGCAACATACTCTGGAGACTTCATCCGCCCCTCGATCTTGAGCGCGTCGATGCCGGCTGCTACGATCCTATCAAGGGACAGATAGGTGCAGAGATCACGTGTGGAGAGCAGATATCCATCAACCCCATCACTTTTCAGCTCTCTCAGCCTTCCGTATTCGTCCGCAGCGCCCCTGAGCAGGCTGTAGGGCTTCCTGCACGGCTGGGCGCACATCCCGCGGTTTCCGCTTCTCCCGCCCATCGATGAGGACAAGAGGCACTGACCTGAGTAGGAGTAACAGAGCGCACCGTGCACAAAGACCTCAAGCCCGATGTTCAGATCATCAGAAACTATTTTTATATTTTTTATATCATCAACAGACAGCTCTCTGGCGAGCACCACCCTCTTCAGCCCGTTTCTTGCGGCCCAGATCACCCCATCCGTGCTGTGGATCGTCATCTGGGTTGAGGCATGAAGCTCCAGCTCCGGCACGATCTCCCTGGCGAGCCTGATGACTCCAGGATCCTGCACGAGTATCGCGTCTGCGCCGATCTCGCAGAGCTCTGTGAGGTAATCCTCCAGCTCGTGGATCTCACCATCGTGAACCAGAGTGTTCACAGTCACATAGACCCTGACACCCCTCGCGTGGGCGTAATCCACAGCATCCTCCAGGCTGGGGAAGTTCTCTGCGAACATCCGCGCGTTGAATCGCCTTCCTCCAAGGTAGACAGCATCCGCTCCAGCTGCAACAGCCGCTACAAGCGCATCCCATGAGCCGGCCGGCGCCAGAAGCTCCGGTATCGCATTCCCTATCGAACGCATTTCAGATGAGTTCTGCAGCGGCATCATTAATATGCATGTCCCCGGTCACCGCTGAAGCTGCATCTACTAACGGGAGAGCTCCATGCAGCGCCTGGAAAGGTTAATAACAGAGGGAGCACGAGGTGATCACGCGGGCTCGTGGGGTAGAGGATATCCTAGCGGGCTTCGGAGATCTCATCGAGGAGACCCGCTGACCTGGGTTCGATTCCCAGCGAGTCCGTCTTGCGACATGCTGGTTATTGTACCTTGGGTATTGAGTCATGAATGCCCGCGGTGCGGGCTCAGGCTGGACCGGGACCACAATGCAGAGCGGCTACTTATAGCAGGCCGCTGCATCTACGCTGGTAGAACCACTTTGAACATGCTCACGCTCCCGGACTTTGGGGTATAGAGCCTGTGGGGTATCGGATGAATCGAATCGAAGAAACCTTCGACTTCGTCGGGGGGCTTCGACGACTCTCGATACAATCGAGAGGCTTCGAAGCGAGTCGAAGCGCAGGAAGCCAATCCCCTTCAGGGGAAAGGAGGTCACATGTAAATGCATTCTATACAACCAGGATGCTCCGCTGCCTGCTTGTTGTATTGATCCTCATACCTTCCGTGGCATCTCAGGAGTTCATGCTCTTTGCAGATGACTGCTACAAGGCCGCTGGCTCCCCTGATATACAGATCTCAGCTGTGAATCCCCTCATCGATGCTGGAATGCCCTGTGTCCTGAAACTCATCGTTGCGAACGACGGCAGGCTCGATGCGCTCATCCCCACAGGCTTCTCAGGCTCCGAGGATCCGGAGGGGGAGATGAGGGAGGAGATGAGGGCAGCGGATGCTCTGAATGTGGTTGTGGAGGTATCAGCTGATGTAGGATTGAGGACACCTGTTCAGAGGAGGAGCATCCCTCTGCTCCCGGCGGGGTCTCATGCAGTTCTCGAGTTTCCTGTGGTCGTGGATTTCAACGCATCGAGCTGCATCCTGAATGTGAATGTCACATACGAGCATCAGATAGATGCCAAGATCTCGAAGGGAAAGCCGGTGCAGCTGTACGTTCCAGGCAATGCGAGCAGGAGCATACCCCTGGAGGTTCGCAGGAGCGAGAGGCTCAGAGTGCTTCATACCGATGGAGAGCTCCGGGCAGGCTCCAACAGGAGCCTGGGGATAGTGATCAAAAACCAGTCTCCATGGACGCTGAGGAACTGCAGTGTCAAGCTCATCGCATCCGATCCCATTCGATCGTCACAGCCGGCTGTATGGATTGGCAATCTGATGCCCGGCGAGCCGGCCCTGGTGAGGGTGTGGGCTGATGTGGAGGGGAATGCCAGCCTCGATCAGTACCGGATCTCATGCCTGATAGACCACGATGAGGGTACGGAGCGTCTGACATTCCCTGTGAGAATCTCCAGAGGTCGTTCGTCGATCACATGGATGGCAGCAGCTGTTCTCCTTGCAATTCTCATCGCAGCGAACCGCATGAGGCGCGCTGGTGGTCTGAGACGGAGATCCAGCCTGCGGGCCGCAAGGAGAAGGCGCAGGTGAGCATCGTATTTTGCGCCCTGATGCTCTCCATCAGCGGGTGCTGAGGCAGTTCTTAGAGGGCTTCGATGTGCAGGCGGTCCGGAGCTGACGCTGAGAAAGCATCGGCTCTGTCTCTTGCACACGAAAACCATTTATCTGCATCATCTGAGATCAGCGTGTGCTCAGACCTGTACAGTGCGTCGTGCCGTTCAAGTCGAGCGGGTGCAAGACACGCCTGTCCCCGGTGCTTTCCGGTGAGCAGAGATGGCTTCTGGCAGTGGCGATGCTCAGGGATGTGCTCAGGGCGCTGAGGTCGATCGGGATGGTGACCGTGCTGGCGCGCCCCGGGATGAGCGGAGATCTCATTGCAGATCTCAAT
This genomic stretch from Methanothrix sp. harbors:
- a CDS encoding AMP-binding protein; its protein translation is MASLLHKFVSRVEFDSYEDFRNNFRIIVPENFNFAYDVVDVYAEEQPDKIALVWCNDHGEERIFTFRDMKHWSDKAANLFRSYGIRKGDTVMLTLKSRYDFWICMIGLNKIGAVAIPSTHMLKAKDIVYRIKKANLKMVVCIIEDGVPEEVDLAHKELGDVDLIKAFVGGEDQERDGWINFRRALADASPDFTRPVGEEATRNEDVLIAYFTSGTTGYPKMVKHDQTYPLGHILTAKYWQNVMDDGLHYTVADTGWAKCAWGKIYGQWIAGSAVFVYDYDRFDAGRMMEKLAKYRVTTFCAPPTIYRFMIKGDMSKYDFSTLKYAVTAGEPLNPSVYEKFLEVTGLRLMEGYGQTETVVTIANFPWMEPKPGSMGKPAPGFDIILLKDSRPCEVGEEGEIVIRTDKGKPIGLFIDYHLDPDRVRNTWHDGYYHTGDTAWVDEDGYIWFVGRTDDMIKTSGYRVGPFEVESALMTHPAVLECAITGVPDPIRGQVIKATVVLTKGYTPSEELKRELQEHVKRITAPYKYPRIVEFVEELPKTISGKIRRVEIREKDKPYPVINITECKGCERCVLACPVNVLRMSEELNSRGYRYSVYAGDGCIGCGACYYTCPEPNALAVHIPSKGE
- a CDS encoding XRE family transcriptional regulator, which translates into the protein MNEKLEEIGSRIRELRELSKISPEEMAGYLKVPLETYCGYESGHLDIPASLLFKIAQRLDVDMSLLLTGQEPKMSIFTVTRKGEGVEVERRKQYRYQSLAGRFAHKKAEPFIVTVEPRSEKPAVYSHPGQEFDYILEGTIKIYIHNNEIVLNEGDSIFFDSSYDHAMEALNNRPARMLVIVM
- a CDS encoding coenzyme F420-0:L-glutamate ligase; amino-acid sequence: MMESVSLHLVRGLPVIEEGDNLAELIQSRFELLDGDLICIASTVVSKSEGRVRELSSYTPGERALEIAGKLGKDPRFVQAVLEESSEILLDSPFLLVVTRFGHVCVNAGIDQSNVPAGKILLLPENPSLSAERIRGELSRDCPVIITDTCGRPFRFGVTGVAIGWSGISPIRDWRGASDIHGRKLEITLEAVADEIAGMANLLMGEAGDSTPAVVVRGLPRFDGDGSVFMPQERDVIRAVLSKCREA
- a CDS encoding 2-oxoacid:acceptor oxidoreductase family protein is translated as MRRDLGGHPGLYSEYPRKGGSAPGATHYCPGCGHGILHKLIGEAMADLGIQDRCVLLSPVGCAVFAYYYLDCGHVQAAHGRAPAIATGISRAEDDAIVISYQGDGDLASIGLNETIQAANRGEKMAVFFVNNTVYGMTGGQMAPTTLVGEVTSTTPTGRDPKEAGYPLHICEILDTLKAPVYIERVSLSDIEHIRKARRAVRKALEIQRDKKGYAFVEFLSPCPTILRMDARGVERFINEEMEKEFPLRRFRDRSAEAEPIVRMKSDFSKESLDRIFGVSGEKSIEPEHDPEFVTRSIRISGFGGQGVLSMGLALAQAAYLSRRFVSWYPDYGPEQRGGTSNCTVVISGEPIASPVVDEIDILVAFNRPSLEKFSSSVRELVLYDMLAGEFQGGVRSVPVPATEIATQKGAQQAANTAMLGALMASDRLGLPEDSFVGAIKDAFSKKPKLVPLNLEIFRAGADWVRKMVR
- a CDS encoding U32 family peptidase — its product is MRSIGNAIPELLAPAGSWDALVAAVAAGADAVYLGGRRFNARMFAENFPSLEDAVDYAHARGVRVYVTVNTLVHDGEIHELEDYLTELCEIGADAILVQDPGVIRLAREIVPELELHASTQMTIHSTDGVIWAARNGLKRVVLARELSVDDIKNIKIVSDDLNIGLEVFVHGALCYSYSGQCLLSSSMGGRSGNRGMCAQPCRKPYSLLRGAADEYGRLRELKSDGVDGYLLSTRDLCTYLSLDRIVAAGIDALKIEGRMKSPEYVAVVTSVYREALDAIARGEWTPDEKEIQRLALAFNRGFTEGYILGADDIMGREMPDNRGVLVGRILNCSGGVAVVSATGIIPEPGDGAVLRSGSEEIGFVVRGKIYLRDGLLRLRVPEGARAGMDVYITRSARLKEDAESIIRRGRDRIPIDLRISFDNGVPVADVYLDGPSGRMELSVRGGFVMEAARTLPLSVSQIESHIRRTGGTQFVFREITVDYPGSLYTTPANLNQLRRDILKAAETALVRAHKRRCIVRRMPSLDRTGRRAERLRVSVYAGCLDVIDGALEGGAERVYFEPLIRDEHDLVSALERACDLCEGRAELVWKWPRITRDRFLRMAGDVLREISVDKIMVENLGALEAAERYGCRIFGGPGLNIWNSLSVCMLSGARALTLSPELSARQIASIASLRQRPDLELIAQGNIVIAVTEDRLISEGESCAIRDRKRIFPVRRDSTGVTNILNSVETCLLDHIPQISSMGVDYVAIDARWRTGRYAREMAEIYSRAAREPSAIPELKSRILRMAMGGITSGHFLRGVAEAGV
- a CDS encoding 3-methyl-2-oxobutanoate dehydrogenase subunit VorB, yielding MPSKLVAGNTAVVIGAMYAGCDCFFGYPITPASEILQEASRYFPMLGRKFVQAESEEAAINMVYGAAAAGHRVLAASSGPGMSLKQEGISYLAGAELPCVIVDINRAGPGLGNIGPEQSDYNQTVKGGGHGCYRNIVLAPNSVQEMCDLTMKAFDLAFKYRNPAVVLADGVLGHMVEPLRFPERAITPVIDTSWAVCGTKETRGNVITSIFLNFDELERHNLRLQEKYRRMRENEVSYETYRMDDADVVLVSYGISSRIARSAVDAARREGIRAGLFRPITLFPFPDMALKEIAERGCRFISVEMSDGQMREDIILATGADVELVSRYGGNLITREEIMRKIREVSR